Proteins found in one Arthrobacter pascens genomic segment:
- a CDS encoding FAD-binding oxidoreductase — MDNNGFQALQEKVRGQVITSDHPHYDASRTVYNGMIDKHPAAILRVSQVADVIAGVNFARDQGLDLALRGGGHSAPGFGTCDGGLVLDFADRTGVRVDPAASTARAEAGTTWADFNHATNAFGLATTGGIIGSTGVAGLTLGGGIGYLARKHGLSCDNLISADVVTADGKFVTASATENDDLFWALRGGTGNFGVVTSLEFGLHPVDVVYGGVVIYLLEHAEAVGQLYRDYIATAPEDMGIFLGFHQGPPVPFLPEEHHGKPVVVVVGGWTGPHDEGERQWQQFLGVAPVAGSFVGPLPYPMLNTLFDPLLPKGLQAYWKAEFLPELSDDVIGVARNFGAGVPSPQTANHFYPINGAAQRVGRDETAFPYRDANFSVAIAGMWESPEDNDANTRWVREYQQALHPYGSGAGYVNFLDADDQSNIEDNYGGNYPRLAKIKAKYDPGNLFHINQNIKPVA, encoded by the coding sequence ATGGACAACAACGGATTTCAGGCCCTGCAGGAAAAAGTACGAGGCCAGGTCATCACTTCTGACCACCCCCACTATGACGCATCACGGACCGTCTATAACGGCATGATTGACAAACATCCCGCGGCCATACTGCGTGTTTCGCAAGTCGCAGACGTCATCGCAGGAGTCAACTTTGCCCGCGACCAGGGCCTGGACCTCGCGCTTAGAGGCGGGGGGCACAGTGCGCCCGGATTCGGGACCTGCGACGGAGGCCTCGTGCTGGACTTCGCCGACCGCACGGGCGTACGGGTAGATCCTGCTGCTTCAACGGCCCGGGCTGAGGCAGGCACCACCTGGGCGGACTTCAACCATGCAACAAACGCGTTCGGGCTGGCAACAACCGGCGGCATTATCGGATCCACAGGTGTTGCTGGACTAACGCTCGGTGGCGGCATCGGCTACCTCGCCCGTAAGCACGGCCTGTCCTGCGACAACCTCATATCCGCGGATGTGGTTACCGCAGACGGGAAGTTCGTCACAGCCAGCGCAACCGAGAATGACGATCTCTTCTGGGCGTTACGTGGCGGCACAGGAAACTTCGGCGTCGTCACTTCCCTGGAATTCGGCCTGCATCCCGTTGATGTGGTGTACGGAGGTGTAGTGATCTATCTGCTCGAGCACGCTGAGGCTGTTGGGCAGCTGTACCGGGACTATATCGCCACAGCCCCCGAAGACATGGGTATCTTCCTCGGATTCCACCAAGGCCCGCCGGTCCCCTTCCTTCCGGAGGAGCACCACGGCAAGCCAGTGGTGGTTGTGGTAGGTGGCTGGACCGGTCCCCACGATGAAGGCGAGAGGCAGTGGCAGCAATTCCTGGGTGTCGCCCCAGTTGCCGGATCGTTTGTCGGCCCGCTCCCGTACCCGATGCTCAACACTTTGTTCGACCCGCTTCTCCCGAAAGGCCTTCAGGCGTATTGGAAGGCGGAGTTCCTTCCAGAGCTGAGCGACGATGTGATCGGGGTTGCCCGGAATTTCGGAGCCGGCGTGCCCAGTCCCCAAACCGCCAATCATTTCTACCCGATTAATGGTGCGGCCCAACGCGTAGGACGGGATGAGACTGCCTTTCCTTACCGGGATGCCAACTTCTCGGTAGCCATCGCCGGAATGTGGGAGTCCCCGGAGGACAACGACGCCAACACGAGGTGGGTCAGAGAGTACCAACAGGCCCTGCATCCTTATGGATCCGGCGCCGGCTATGTTAATTTCCTTGATGCCGACGACCAGTCCAACATCGAGGACAACTACGGCGGCAACTACCCCCGGTTGGCCAAGATCAAGGCGAAGTACGATCCCGGCAACCTGTTCCATATCAACCAGAACATCAAACCGGTGGCCTGA
- a CDS encoding DUF4386 family protein, whose translation MDARENPEPQDGPTPGQVRPGGATGRPDRWAAVAGLVFTALVVASIFTPDVPSSDSPAEDIAAELAADSTAHRLSLLLGFLADVAFLVFLAGLWSRLRRWEDPAGMFAALVLAAGAALVALMLVAGGLYMALLQYASAGQPDPAVLHALTVLNEWVGGALLPAGVAMFLGAAVAILTTRALPQWLGWLAAATALLLLISLLGVFQTTTEGGVVGIVGFVGFLIFLVWVLSTSVVLLLRPGRQPAGL comes from the coding sequence ATGGATGCCAGAGAGAATCCCGAGCCGCAGGACGGCCCGACGCCCGGCCAGGTCAGACCGGGCGGGGCGACGGGGAGGCCGGACCGCTGGGCCGCGGTGGCTGGTCTGGTGTTCACCGCCCTGGTTGTGGCCAGCATCTTCACGCCCGACGTACCCAGCAGCGACAGCCCGGCGGAGGACATCGCAGCCGAGCTTGCCGCGGACAGCACCGCCCACCGGCTTTCGCTGCTGCTGGGATTCCTCGCCGACGTGGCCTTCCTCGTATTCCTGGCCGGCCTCTGGAGCAGACTGCGCCGATGGGAGGACCCGGCCGGGATGTTCGCCGCGCTGGTCCTCGCCGCCGGCGCTGCCTTGGTGGCGCTCATGCTGGTTGCGGGGGGCCTGTACATGGCGCTCCTCCAGTACGCCTCCGCTGGCCAGCCCGACCCGGCGGTGCTTCACGCCCTCACCGTCCTCAACGAATGGGTGGGTGGTGCCCTTCTGCCCGCCGGTGTCGCAATGTTCCTCGGGGCGGCGGTGGCCATCCTGACCACCCGGGCGCTACCTCAGTGGCTGGGCTGGCTGGCAGCCGCCACGGCCCTGCTGCTGCTCATTTCTCTCTTGGGCGTATTCCAGACCACCACAGAGGGAGGCGTGGTCGGCATCGTCGGTTTCGTCGGCTTCCTGATCTTCTTGGTCTGGGTCCTGTCCACGAGCGTCGTGCTGCTGCTCCGGCCCGGCCGGCAGCCGGCCGGTCTATAA
- a CDS encoding bile acid:sodium symporter family protein, with translation MSSLSESSTTASAAEERSARVAVTLFPVLILAGGAVALAAPTAFTGLAPWINPLLGLIMFGMGLTLTPPDFAVIAKCPVPVVIGVVAQYAIMPFLGWLIAAALGLPPALAAGVILVGCCPGGTASNVVSYLARGDVALSVAMTTVSTLIAPLLTPVLALWLAGQYMPVDAGSMAWSIVQIVLFPVLLGLVIRVFLPRLVDRALPALPWISVLAITVVVVAVVAGSAKAIFAAGLLVLVAVILHNGLGYALGYGAARLFRLPIPSRRTTAIEVGMQNSGLAAGLARQYLTPEAALPGAIFSVWHNVSGAVLAAYWRRRSTPALRDGEKVPAAAVTE, from the coding sequence ATGTCTTCCTTATCCGAATCTTCCACCACGGCATCAGCCGCGGAAGAACGCAGCGCCCGCGTCGCCGTCACTCTTTTCCCGGTGCTCATCCTGGCCGGGGGCGCCGTAGCGCTTGCCGCTCCAACAGCGTTCACCGGGCTGGCCCCTTGGATCAACCCCCTCTTGGGACTCATCATGTTCGGCATGGGGCTGACACTCACGCCCCCTGACTTCGCCGTCATTGCCAAATGTCCTGTCCCGGTGGTGATCGGAGTTGTGGCGCAGTACGCCATCATGCCGTTCCTGGGTTGGTTGATCGCGGCGGCGCTGGGGCTGCCGCCTGCTCTGGCCGCGGGCGTCATCCTTGTGGGCTGCTGCCCCGGCGGAACGGCGTCCAACGTGGTGTCCTACCTGGCCAGGGGTGACGTTGCCCTGTCCGTGGCGATGACCACCGTTTCGACGCTGATCGCTCCGCTGCTGACCCCGGTGCTCGCATTGTGGCTGGCCGGTCAGTACATGCCGGTAGACGCCGGTTCCATGGCGTGGTCCATCGTCCAGATCGTGCTGTTCCCTGTGCTGCTGGGACTCGTCATCCGAGTCTTTCTGCCGCGCCTTGTCGACAGGGCCCTGCCTGCCCTTCCTTGGATTTCGGTACTCGCTATCACGGTTGTAGTAGTTGCGGTGGTGGCCGGAAGCGCCAAGGCCATCTTCGCAGCCGGACTGCTGGTTCTCGTGGCTGTTATTCTGCACAACGGCCTGGGTTATGCCCTCGGCTACGGTGCGGCCCGTTTGTTCCGGCTGCCGATTCCGTCCCGGCGCACCACTGCGATTGAGGTGGGCATGCAGAATTCAGGCCTGGCAGCAGGGCTGGCACGGCAGTACCTGACTCCCGAAGCGGCCCTGCCTGGCGCCATCTTCTCCGTCTGGCACAACGTGTCCGGCGCCGTCCTTGCGGCTTACTGGCGCCGCCGCAGCACCCCTGCTTTACGCGACGGTGAGAAGGTTCCGGCGGCGGCGGTCACGGAGTAG
- a CDS encoding glycerophosphodiester phosphodiesterase, protein MIAEAHTLGLPVVPWTGNTTADMEHLMDLGVDGIITDYPTRLRTLMEDLGLKLPSRTGCRAWIRVFRSLH, encoded by the coding sequence ATGATCGCCGAAGCCCATACACTGGGCTTGCCCGTCGTCCCGTGGACCGGGAACACCACCGCGGACATGGAGCACCTGATGGACCTGGGCGTGGACGGAATCATCACCGACTACCCCACCCGCCTCCGCACCCTCATGGAGGACCTCGGCCTGAAGCTGCCAAGTCGTACGGGGTGTAGAGCGTGGATCAGGGTCTTCCGCTCACTGCACTGA
- a CDS encoding methyltransferase family protein — translation MATRLKEVYENLPLPAPTVAALAMDLLLNRLRPMPLPGSSSLHRMAGAGLVLAGVGLNPWALAERRRRSAGPFALEEPEELVTSGPYAISRHPMYVGWWLIQLGAGTLAGSSWVLATLPAELLVEHRYILGEEATLAELFGQSYAEYAERVPRYLDYRRAQAARLPGLVVVAALAF, via the coding sequence GTGGCTACGCGGTTGAAGGAAGTCTACGAAAACCTTCCGCTGCCTGCGCCCACCGTGGCCGCGCTGGCCATGGATCTCCTCCTTAACCGGCTCCGCCCCATGCCGCTTCCTGGCTCCAGTTCCCTCCACCGGATGGCCGGGGCCGGACTGGTGCTCGCCGGCGTCGGCCTGAATCCTTGGGCTCTGGCTGAACGTCGACGCCGGTCCGCGGGCCCTTTCGCGCTGGAGGAGCCGGAGGAACTGGTCACCAGCGGCCCTTACGCAATCAGCCGCCATCCCATGTACGTGGGCTGGTGGCTCATCCAACTAGGCGCGGGAACCTTGGCCGGTTCATCCTGGGTCCTCGCGACGCTGCCGGCCGAATTGCTTGTGGAACACCGCTACATCCTCGGCGAAGAGGCCACGCTGGCCGAGCTCTTCGGGCAGTCCTACGCTGAGTACGCGGAGCGGGTTCCGCGTTACCTTGATTACCGGCGGGCGCAGGCAGCCCGGTTACCAGGGCTGGTGGTAGTGGCTGCGCTGGCGTTCTAG
- a CDS encoding acyltransferase family protein — protein MVHLASGLLNGNHVDARKRRRRLLTRKLATKGADRPSSVPRTFRPDIEGLRAIAVLLVVLNHVGVPALQGGYVGVDVFFVVSGFLITGLLLKEAERGRRISLLGFYARRARRILPAATLVLAVTVVSSFVLVGGTSAARTAEDGQWAALFASNFREISQGTDYWASDLPPSPLQHYWSLAIEEQFYLFWPVSMMAVAAIGRRVPLRTRLTLLLAVTIAVSLTWSVYATTENASAAYFSPLTRTWELAAGAILAVLTPTIMRLPVFLAAVTSVSGLIAIAAAALTLDEYTRFPGSAAILPVGGTVLVIIGGTITPNRGAEVVLQCRPLQWLGKLSYSLYLWHWPVLILAAASLGTELAMTTKLAFVGVALALSVVTFKYVELPVRNSSWLKARRPSLSVAFGAALVALSLGLTSILVSILPKPSPADQFGEFAVARGSDLPTADEVAKAVADSVNVAGWPPEPPVGRFLFNQHACIRGLDAPTGKVKCSYGDASGGETVVVYGDSHAQMWESPLGVTATELGRRFEVFSMFSCPPADFSVYNAKRKGDYPECKAFRADSLAKIEALRPSVVLISGQRQGTWLEKDGRPDKENTEAAWEEGLASTIKSLSAISDRVVVIGDIAYSEKDPQDCVTSNSDDVRRCHTQRSYAVDTEHNEMEKRVAEAGGAEYVDVVPWLCAEDVCPAVVAGYATHEDAQHISTNYALWLRRSLAEAAALLP, from the coding sequence ATGGTGCATCTGGCCAGTGGATTGCTCAATGGAAACCACGTTGACGCGCGTAAACGCCGACGCCGGCTGCTAACGCGTAAGCTCGCCACGAAGGGAGCCGATCGCCCTTCATCGGTTCCACGGACGTTCCGTCCGGACATAGAGGGTCTTCGCGCGATCGCAGTTCTACTGGTCGTGCTGAACCATGTAGGCGTGCCGGCGTTGCAAGGAGGCTACGTCGGTGTCGACGTCTTCTTCGTGGTCTCCGGCTTCCTCATCACCGGCCTCCTGCTCAAAGAAGCTGAACGGGGTAGGCGGATCTCCCTCTTGGGGTTCTATGCACGGCGGGCTCGGCGAATCCTGCCTGCCGCGACTCTTGTCCTCGCCGTCACAGTGGTCTCATCCTTCGTGCTGGTCGGTGGTACGAGTGCTGCTCGGACCGCCGAAGACGGGCAATGGGCCGCGCTTTTCGCCAGCAATTTTCGCGAAATCTCGCAAGGGACGGACTACTGGGCCAGCGACCTTCCTCCATCCCCGTTACAGCACTATTGGTCACTGGCCATCGAAGAGCAGTTCTACCTGTTCTGGCCCGTCTCAATGATGGCGGTCGCTGCGATCGGACGGAGAGTTCCGCTACGCACGCGACTGACGCTTCTCCTCGCTGTCACGATTGCAGTCTCCCTTACGTGGTCGGTGTACGCGACGACGGAGAACGCGAGTGCGGCCTACTTCTCTCCCTTGACGAGGACTTGGGAACTTGCGGCTGGCGCAATTCTTGCCGTGCTCACACCGACGATCATGCGGCTGCCGGTTTTTCTTGCTGCCGTTACGAGTGTGTCTGGACTCATCGCGATTGCGGCAGCAGCGCTCACGCTGGACGAGTACACCAGGTTCCCAGGATCCGCTGCTATTCTTCCGGTTGGCGGAACGGTTCTTGTGATAATCGGCGGGACAATCACACCGAATCGAGGAGCCGAAGTGGTCCTGCAGTGTCGGCCTCTGCAATGGCTTGGCAAGCTCTCTTATTCCCTGTACCTGTGGCACTGGCCCGTGCTGATCCTCGCCGCGGCATCGCTCGGGACCGAACTGGCGATGACCACCAAGCTTGCCTTTGTCGGTGTGGCGCTGGCCTTGTCTGTCGTTACCTTCAAGTATGTGGAATTGCCCGTACGGAACTCCAGTTGGCTCAAGGCCCGCCGGCCGTCACTCAGCGTGGCTTTCGGCGCCGCACTGGTGGCGCTATCACTTGGCCTCACGAGCATTCTGGTGTCGATCCTGCCCAAGCCTTCCCCCGCAGACCAATTCGGCGAGTTTGCAGTTGCCCGTGGCAGTGACCTACCGACGGCTGACGAAGTGGCAAAGGCCGTGGCTGACAGCGTAAACGTTGCAGGGTGGCCGCCGGAGCCGCCTGTTGGGAGATTCCTCTTCAATCAACATGCCTGCATAAGGGGCCTGGATGCCCCAACAGGTAAAGTCAAATGCAGCTATGGTGACGCCAGCGGCGGCGAGACAGTCGTGGTTTATGGCGACTCGCACGCTCAGATGTGGGAAAGTCCGCTCGGCGTGACAGCCACTGAACTTGGGCGGCGCTTCGAAGTCTTTTCGATGTTCTCGTGTCCGCCAGCCGACTTTTCGGTCTACAACGCGAAGCGCAAGGGTGATTATCCCGAGTGCAAGGCATTCCGTGCTGACTCGCTGGCGAAGATCGAGGCACTTCGCCCGAGCGTCGTCCTCATCTCGGGTCAGCGTCAGGGTACTTGGCTTGAGAAGGATGGGCGCCCTGACAAAGAAAACACGGAGGCGGCCTGGGAGGAGGGTCTCGCCTCGACCATAAAGTCGTTGAGCGCGATAAGTGATCGTGTGGTCGTGATCGGGGACATCGCGTACTCGGAAAAGGATCCCCAGGACTGCGTCACATCGAATTCCGACGACGTCCGTCGCTGCCACACTCAGCGGAGTTACGCGGTGGACACCGAACACAATGAGATGGAGAAGCGCGTCGCCGAGGCCGGTGGCGCGGAATACGTGGACGTAGTTCCGTGGTTGTGCGCGGAGGATGTCTGTCCCGCGGTTGTCGCGGGATATGCAACCCATGAGGATGCTCAGCACATCTCCACCAACTACGCCCTGTGGTTGCGTCGCTCTCTGGCTGAGGCGGCCGCCTTGCTTCCCTGA
- a CDS encoding MFS transporter produces MSSAISAPATQRFPLAAMMVLATIAFTAITTELLPSGLLPQISSGLNVSEPVAGYLAAAYAAVIVITVVPAARLLGKVPRRPLLVALVLTFAISNAMVGLAPDFTAAMVARLVGGLAHGLLWTTMAPYVTRVVPAHKVGKALAVVFSGNSLGLAIGAPIGTALGGFLGWRAAFLFLAGFSLLLAVLAFWLLPSARRAAGEARPSLRKAIAQPGVKPVAIAWPLMILAHFALFTYIAPFIRDAGLPDYAISLSLTVLGVSGLVGIWIAGLTVDSHPRRSLLITTAAIAVSMLLLPFVGGSLPFALVLMTVWGAGLGAIGIYNQSAILRAGRENKDAANGLTVLTIQLGITIGALYGSAALVVAGPLLVPAAAALPVIAALLVTIGGRKAAYPPGPRESVWKSPRPVKETEGTRLPVR; encoded by the coding sequence ATGTCCTCCGCGATTTCCGCGCCGGCAACCCAGCGTTTCCCGCTGGCCGCCATGATGGTCCTGGCCACCATCGCCTTCACCGCTATCACCACCGAACTGCTCCCCTCCGGCCTGCTCCCCCAGATCAGCTCCGGCCTCAACGTCTCCGAACCGGTGGCCGGCTACCTCGCCGCAGCCTACGCCGCCGTCATCGTCATCACGGTGGTGCCGGCCGCACGGCTGCTGGGCAAGGTCCCGCGGCGGCCCCTGCTCGTAGCGCTCGTCCTGACGTTCGCCATCAGCAACGCAATGGTGGGCCTCGCCCCCGACTTCACCGCAGCGATGGTTGCCAGGCTGGTGGGCGGCCTGGCCCACGGACTGCTCTGGACCACCATGGCCCCCTACGTCACGCGGGTGGTCCCGGCCCACAAGGTAGGCAAGGCCCTTGCCGTCGTCTTCAGCGGCAACAGCCTGGGCCTGGCAATCGGCGCGCCCATCGGCACCGCCCTGGGCGGCTTCCTCGGCTGGCGCGCCGCGTTCCTGTTCCTCGCCGGCTTCAGCCTGCTGCTCGCCGTCCTGGCCTTCTGGCTCCTGCCGTCCGCCCGACGCGCCGCGGGCGAGGCCCGCCCGTCCCTGCGCAAAGCAATCGCCCAGCCCGGCGTGAAGCCCGTTGCCATCGCATGGCCGCTGATGATCCTGGCCCACTTCGCGCTCTTCACCTACATCGCCCCGTTCATCCGCGACGCCGGCCTGCCCGACTATGCCATCAGTCTCTCCCTCACCGTCCTGGGCGTCTCCGGCCTGGTCGGCATCTGGATCGCGGGCCTCACCGTCGATTCGCATCCCCGCCGTTCGCTCCTGATCACGACGGCGGCAATCGCCGTCTCGATGCTCCTGTTGCCGTTCGTGGGCGGCAGCCTTCCCTTTGCGCTGGTGCTGATGACCGTGTGGGGCGCCGGCCTGGGAGCGATCGGCATCTACAACCAGTCAGCCATCCTCCGCGCCGGCCGCGAAAACAAGGACGCCGCCAACGGTTTGACGGTCCTGACCATCCAGCTCGGCATCACCATCGGTGCCCTCTACGGCTCCGCTGCCCTGGTGGTGGCCGGCCCGCTGCTGGTACCGGCCGCCGCGGCACTCCCGGTCATC